The following proteins are encoded in a genomic region of Nicotiana sylvestris chromosome 4, ASM39365v2, whole genome shotgun sequence:
- the LOC104213722 gene encoding CASP-like protein PIMP1 — MAPPPTTTIPPFVGLIVRVLTFICLLISLILIATNTKTIPTNIGDVKIKFSDFYAYRYLIATVVIGMAYTLLQTAFSIFLVTTGNRLGGEGFCLFDFYGDKFISYFLATGAAASFGMTQDLKQLQNGDDTLNKFLGIADAAASLCLLGFIFAAVSSVFSSYALPKRA; from the exons ATGGCACCACCACCAACCACCACTATTCCGCCATTCGTCGGCCTCATCGTTAGGGTTCTTACGTTCATTTGCCTGTTGATTTCACTCATCTTGATTGCCACCAACACTAAAACTATCCCTACCAATATTGGTGATGTCAAAATCAAGTTTAGTGACTTTTATGCTTACAG ATACCTGATTGCTACTGTGGTAATTGGAATGGCATATACTCTTCTCCAAACTGCTTTCTCAATTTTCCTTGTGACCACTGGAAATCGCCTTGGTGGTGAAGGTTTCTGTCTATTTGACTTCTATGGTGACAAG TTTATCTCCTACTTCCTAGCAACGGGTGCAGCAGCAAGTTTTGGGATGACACAAGATTTGAAGCAACTCCAAAACGGTGACGACACACTGAATAAATTTCTGGGCATTGCAGATGCTGCGGCCAGCCTTTGTCTTTTGGGATTCATTTTCGCTGCTGTTTCCTCAGTTTTCTCATCTTATGCTCTTCCCAAAAGAGCttga